One window of the Catenulispora sp. MAP5-51 genome contains the following:
- a CDS encoding sec-independent translocase, with product MPFLDISPLELIALLALAVMLFGPDKLPGAVQGLARTLRQFREFTRNAQNDLKKELGPEFQDLELTDLHPKNFVRKHVLGPEDGDFREIRDITTSLNGEIRSAAEGARRPLAADDATPDDALYRAPAPRLAAGERPPFDADAT from the coding sequence GTGCCGTTTCTCGACATCAGCCCGCTGGAGCTGATCGCGCTGCTGGCCCTGGCCGTCATGCTGTTCGGCCCCGACAAGCTGCCCGGCGCGGTGCAGGGCCTGGCGCGTACCCTGCGGCAGTTCCGCGAGTTCACCCGCAACGCCCAGAACGACCTGAAGAAGGAGCTGGGCCCGGAGTTCCAGGACCTGGAACTGACCGACCTGCATCCGAAGAACTTCGTGCGCAAGCACGTGCTCGGACCCGAAGACGGCGACTTCCGCGAGATCAGGGACATCACCACCTCGCTCAACGGCGAGATACGCAGTGCGGCCGAGGGCGCCCGGCGCCCCCTTGCCGCCGACGACGCGACCCCGGACGATGCCCTCTACCGGGCCCCCGCCCCGCGCCTGGCCGCGGGCGAGCGCCCGCCGTTTGACGCGGATGCGACGTGA
- a CDS encoding DUF5679 domain-containing protein, protein MAESYTGDAYCVKCKEKKNFTGQVKVSDSGRRMAQGICPTCGTKLNRILGKA, encoded by the coding sequence ATGGCGGAGTCGTACACCGGGGACGCCTACTGCGTGAAGTGCAAGGAGAAGAAGAACTTCACCGGCCAGGTGAAGGTCAGCGACTCGGGTCGGCGGATGGCGCAGGGCATCTGCCCGACCTGTGGCACCAAGCTCAACCGGATCCTGGGCAAGGCCTGA
- a CDS encoding enoyl-CoA hydratase/isomerase family protein produces the protein MPESREYPLLTVRRTSDGVLTVTLDDPDRRNAMTAPMTESWDRLMREIAQDEKVRCVVVTGAGSAFCAGGDLGWIGAEPGAPVEKLRDKMLPFYRIWLSLRDLPVPTIAAVNGPAVGAGACLALACDLRYAVDTAKFAVPFTKLGMHPGMAATWLLPEVVGMANARELLYTNRAVSGTEAVALGVYNRVFPAGDFPGEIERIASEVAAGAPIAVKLTKQALIGDGHESFEAALRWEALAQPITMATEDLQEGLAAQRERRAPRFTGR, from the coding sequence ATGCCTGAGTCGCGCGAATATCCGCTTCTGACCGTCCGTCGCACGTCGGATGGTGTGTTGACCGTGACGTTGGACGACCCGGACCGGCGCAACGCGATGACCGCGCCGATGACCGAGTCCTGGGATCGGCTCATGCGGGAAATCGCGCAGGACGAGAAAGTCCGCTGTGTCGTGGTGACCGGTGCCGGCTCCGCGTTCTGCGCCGGAGGCGATCTGGGCTGGATCGGTGCGGAGCCGGGCGCGCCTGTGGAAAAGCTGCGCGACAAGATGCTGCCCTTCTACCGGATCTGGCTGAGCCTGCGGGACCTGCCGGTGCCGACGATCGCCGCGGTGAATGGCCCGGCGGTGGGGGCGGGGGCGTGTCTGGCCCTGGCCTGCGATCTGCGCTACGCGGTGGACACCGCGAAGTTCGCGGTGCCGTTCACCAAGCTCGGGATGCATCCGGGGATGGCCGCGACCTGGCTGCTGCCGGAGGTCGTGGGGATGGCGAACGCGCGCGAGCTGCTTTACACGAACCGCGCCGTGAGCGGCACCGAAGCGGTCGCGCTGGGCGTCTACAACAGGGTGTTCCCTGCCGGGGACTTCCCTGGGGAGATCGAGCGGATCGCCTCCGAGGTGGCCGCCGGCGCGCCGATCGCGGTGAAGCTCACCAAGCAGGCCCTGATCGGCGACGGTCACGAGTCCTTCGAAGCGGCGCTGCGCTGGGAGGCTCTGGCCCAGCCGATCACGATGGCCACCGAGGATCTCCAGGAAGGCCTCGCCGCCCAGCGTGAGCGCCGTGCACCGCGCTTCACGGGCCGCTGA
- a CDS encoding M48 family metallopeptidase, producing MGLDEAPHQGGQIEVRRSNRRRRTVSAYRDGDKTVVLIPAQMTRAEEKQWVDKMLARLAGQERKRRPDDEELSRRARDLSVRYFHGRVQPSSVRWVANQQTRWGSCTPVDGTIRISDRVRGMPEYVLDYVLLHELAHLLVPSHGPRFWELMSVYPKTERARGFLEGFASAGGGIASDDAD from the coding sequence GTGGGACTCGACGAAGCCCCTCACCAGGGCGGTCAGATCGAAGTGCGGCGCAGCAACCGGCGGCGGCGCACCGTCTCTGCGTACCGGGACGGCGACAAGACTGTGGTGCTGATCCCGGCGCAGATGACGCGTGCCGAGGAAAAGCAGTGGGTCGACAAGATGCTCGCCCGCCTCGCCGGCCAGGAGCGCAAACGCAGGCCGGACGACGAGGAACTGTCCCGCCGGGCCCGTGACCTGTCGGTCCGCTATTTCCACGGCCGCGTGCAGCCCTCCAGCGTCCGTTGGGTCGCCAACCAGCAGACCCGCTGGGGTTCCTGCACGCCTGTGGACGGCACCATCCGCATCTCCGACCGGGTGCGCGGGATGCCGGAGTACGTGCTGGACTACGTCCTGCTGCACGAGCTCGCGCATCTGCTGGTGCCCAGCCACGGGCCGCGGTTCTGGGAGCTGATGAGCGTGTATCCGAAGACGGAGCGGGCTCGCGGGTTTCTGGAAGGGTTCGCCAGCGCCGGCGGCGGGATCGCCTCGGACGACGCGGACTGA
- a CDS encoding zinc-dependent metalloprotease gives MNKNPEDHNPSDDDESQNQGKRPDGPVDPLGAMFQQMFGGSGAQSPGSNIPGMPDPQMLQMVFSQIQALMSGGGDGAVNWDLAKTMARNAVASAGPDPSPTDGEQRTYDGAVQLAEHWLDQVTSLPAGTAGTRVWSRAQWIEETLPVWKQLVEPVAERITSAMGDAVGGAVGELGMPENPEAAGLPPGMGDMLGNLFGGAAGGGGQNPLGGMLKQMGTAMFGSQVGQALASLAGEVVSGSDIGLPLGPEGKAVLLPANVDLFAEGLEIDIEQVRLYLALREAAYQRLFSHVPWLKPRLLGAVEEYARGITVDASKFSELAQQAEQMDLTNLDPSQLENMLGGGGLFQPVDSPAQKAALARLETLLALAEGWVDAVVHAAASPKMSGADALRETLRRRRAAGGPAEQTFSALVGLELRPRRLRDASRLWASLADARGLEGRDAVWSHPDLLPTSADLDDPDGFVHGRDEDGLEFDFSGLDELLGGGDGSKAQDKTEGAVDNGPVDNSKDEDGKDSGESGEDKPKE, from the coding sequence GTGAACAAGAACCCCGAAGATCACAACCCGTCGGACGACGACGAGTCGCAGAACCAGGGTAAGCGCCCGGACGGCCCCGTTGATCCGCTGGGGGCCATGTTCCAGCAGATGTTCGGCGGAAGCGGGGCGCAGTCCCCGGGCTCGAACATCCCGGGCATGCCGGACCCGCAGATGCTGCAGATGGTGTTCAGCCAGATCCAGGCCCTGATGAGCGGCGGCGGCGACGGCGCGGTGAACTGGGACCTGGCCAAGACCATGGCGCGCAACGCCGTGGCCTCCGCCGGACCCGACCCTTCGCCCACCGACGGCGAGCAGCGCACCTACGACGGTGCCGTGCAGCTCGCCGAGCACTGGCTGGACCAGGTCACCTCGCTGCCGGCGGGCACCGCGGGCACCCGCGTGTGGTCCCGCGCGCAGTGGATCGAGGAGACCCTGCCGGTCTGGAAGCAGCTGGTCGAGCCGGTCGCCGAGCGCATCACCTCGGCGATGGGCGACGCCGTCGGCGGCGCGGTGGGCGAGCTGGGCATGCCGGAGAACCCGGAGGCGGCCGGCCTGCCGCCGGGCATGGGCGACATGCTGGGCAACCTGTTCGGCGGAGCAGCAGGGGGCGGCGGCCAGAACCCGCTCGGCGGCATGCTGAAGCAGATGGGCACCGCGATGTTCGGCTCCCAGGTCGGCCAGGCCCTGGCCTCGCTGGCCGGCGAGGTGGTCTCCGGCAGCGACATCGGCCTGCCGCTGGGCCCGGAGGGCAAGGCGGTCCTGCTGCCGGCGAACGTGGACCTCTTCGCCGAGGGCCTGGAGATCGACATCGAGCAGGTCCGCCTCTACCTGGCCCTGCGCGAGGCCGCCTACCAGCGGCTGTTCTCCCACGTGCCGTGGCTCAAGCCCCGCCTGCTCGGCGCGGTCGAGGAGTACGCGCGCGGCATCACGGTCGACGCCTCCAAGTTCAGCGAGCTGGCCCAGCAGGCCGAGCAGATGGACCTGACCAACCTGGACCCCTCGCAGCTGGAGAACATGCTGGGCGGCGGCGGCCTGTTCCAGCCGGTGGACTCCCCGGCCCAGAAGGCGGCCCTGGCCCGTCTGGAGACGCTGCTGGCGCTGGCCGAGGGCTGGGTGGACGCGGTGGTGCACGCCGCCGCCTCGCCGAAGATGTCGGGCGCGGACGCCCTCCGGGAGACGCTGCGGCGCCGGCGCGCGGCCGGCGGCCCGGCCGAGCAGACCTTCTCGGCCCTGGTGGGCCTGGAGCTGCGCCCCCGGCGGCTGCGCGACGCCTCGCGCCTGTGGGCCTCGCTGGCCGACGCGCGCGGGCTGGAGGGGCGCGATGCGGTGTGGTCGCACCCGGACCTGCTCCCGACCTCGGCCGACCTGGACGACCCGGACGGATTCGTGCACGGCCGGGACGAGGACGGGCTGGAGTTCGACTTCTCCGGGCTGGACGAGCTGCTGGGCGGCGGGGACGGGAGCAAGGCCCAGGACAAAACAGAGGGGGCTGTGGACAACGGCCCTGTGGATAACTCGAAGGACGAGGACGGCAAAGACTCGGGCGAGAGCGGCGAGGACAAGCCCAAGGAGTAG
- a CDS encoding NAD-dependent epimerase/dehydratase family protein, producing the protein MSSSPDRKRPGRTSKPTIAVTGAAARLGEALTGKLAFGGEVRRVVGLDAERGAAPATWRLGEVTDPQLAERLSGVDTLVHLAVDSDLNSEPRERTARNVRAAQTAITAAAAAGVHHVVLLSTAMVYGALPDNPLPLEDDAPLRATPDGTLVGDLLEIERLAAIAPRAHPGLTITVLRPAAIVGPGVDTYLTRHFEAPRLLVVRGSKPVWQFCHIDDLLSALEYAALGKVNGIVPVASDGWLTQDEVEEISGMRRMELPEGLAIGAAERLHRLHLTPAPASDLQYVMHPWAVSNKKLREAGWEPGFTNEEAFAQLLEDIDGHHAALARRLGKKDAAAGLGAAGATVALVGTAALVRRARRKRRGGGTA; encoded by the coding sequence GTGAGTTCCTCGCCGGACCGCAAGCGCCCCGGCCGCACCAGCAAGCCCACCATCGCCGTCACCGGCGCGGCCGCCCGGCTGGGCGAGGCACTGACCGGCAAGCTGGCGTTCGGCGGCGAGGTGCGCCGGGTGGTGGGCCTGGACGCCGAGCGCGGGGCCGCCCCGGCGACCTGGCGGTTGGGCGAGGTGACCGACCCCCAGCTGGCCGAACGCCTGTCCGGGGTGGATACGCTGGTGCACCTGGCCGTGGACTCCGACCTGAACTCCGAGCCGCGCGAGCGCACCGCGCGCAACGTCCGCGCCGCCCAGACCGCCATCACCGCCGCGGCCGCCGCTGGCGTACACCATGTGGTGCTGCTGTCCACGGCGATGGTCTACGGCGCGCTGCCGGACAACCCGCTCCCGCTGGAGGACGACGCGCCGCTGCGCGCCACCCCGGACGGCACCCTGGTCGGCGACCTGCTGGAGATCGAGCGGCTGGCGGCGATCGCGCCCCGCGCGCACCCCGGGCTGACGATCACCGTGCTGCGCCCGGCGGCCATAGTCGGTCCCGGCGTCGACACCTACCTGACGCGGCATTTCGAGGCGCCGCGCCTGCTGGTGGTGCGCGGGTCCAAGCCGGTCTGGCAGTTCTGCCACATCGACGACCTGCTTTCGGCCCTGGAGTACGCGGCCCTGGGGAAGGTGAACGGGATCGTCCCGGTCGCCTCCGACGGCTGGCTCACGCAGGACGAAGTGGAGGAGATCTCCGGGATGCGCCGGATGGAGCTCCCGGAGGGCCTGGCCATCGGTGCCGCCGAGCGGCTGCACAGGCTGCACCTCACTCCCGCTCCCGCCAGCGACCTCCAATACGTCATGCACCCCTGGGCAGTTTCGAACAAGAAACTCCGCGAGGCCGGGTGGGAACCTGGTTTTACCAACGAGGAAGCGTTCGCCCAGCTCCTGGAGGACATCGACGGCCACCACGCCGCGCTGGCCAGGCGCCTGGGCAAGAAGGACGCCGCGGCCGGTCTCGGCGCGGCCGGCGCCACGGTCGCGCTGGTCGGCACCGCGGCCTTGGTACGCCGGGCACGGCGCAAGCGCCGTGGGGGAGGGACAGCGTGA
- a CDS encoding molybdenum cofactor biosynthesis protein MoaE: MIEEKETDQVTTGHATVRTAIHTDVREEQLSVDEVVAAVTHPAAGGIALFIGVVRDHDHGRSVTALDYSAHPSAAELLATVAEDVAAAHPDVVALSAIHRVGALTVGDLAVVVGASAPHRAEAFAACRAFIDTLKAQVPIWKREEFADGDHEWVGC, encoded by the coding sequence GTGATCGAGGAGAAGGAAACGGACCAGGTGACGACGGGACACGCAACCGTCAGGACGGCCATCCACACGGACGTCCGCGAGGAGCAACTGTCCGTCGACGAGGTCGTCGCGGCGGTCACACACCCGGCGGCCGGCGGCATCGCGCTGTTCATCGGCGTGGTGCGTGACCACGATCACGGCCGGTCCGTCACCGCTTTGGACTACAGCGCGCATCCATCCGCCGCCGAACTGCTGGCGACGGTCGCCGAGGACGTCGCCGCCGCGCACCCGGACGTGGTCGCGCTCTCGGCGATCCACCGGGTCGGCGCGCTGACCGTCGGCGATCTCGCGGTCGTGGTCGGAGCCTCGGCGCCGCACCGGGCCGAGGCGTTCGCGGCGTGCCGCGCCTTCATCGACACGCTCAAGGCGCAGGTGCCGATCTGGAAGCGCGAGGAGTTCGCGGACGGCGACCACGAATGGGTCGGCTGCTAG
- a CDS encoding PDZ domain-containing protein: protein MQRRALTLSLSGTTVALLTASAFLIPTPYAEMSPGPTYDTLGSYSTDSGQPAKPVIDITGTQTFPHTSGGQLRMVTVEVSRADYKPNSVEVLSGWLSSDKIVVPRTVIYPEGQTAEEATQQNTAMFDDSEDQAITAALASQGIKPVRTEVIVDSVTPGSPADGKLQPQDVIDAVDGTALVNPDDVHTLIQKHKAGDTVVFTVTRAGKQQQVSVVTTQSHDTGPSRALVGFLPGTQNVFPFNVKIQLDNVGGPSAGMMFALGIIDELSQQDITGGLKIAGTGTIDSTGKVGPIGGVQMKTLAAKRDGATVFLTPADNCADAAKNAPSGLRLVKVSTLQDALKALQTLRAGGTPQGCS from the coding sequence ATGCAGCGCCGTGCCCTCACCCTGAGTCTGTCCGGAACGACGGTCGCCCTGCTCACGGCCTCGGCGTTTCTGATCCCGACGCCGTACGCGGAGATGTCGCCGGGTCCGACGTACGACACCCTGGGCAGCTACTCGACGGACTCCGGGCAGCCGGCCAAGCCGGTGATCGACATCACCGGCACCCAGACCTTCCCGCACACCAGCGGCGGGCAGCTGCGCATGGTGACCGTCGAGGTGTCCCGGGCGGACTACAAGCCGAACAGCGTCGAGGTGCTCTCCGGCTGGCTGTCCAGCGACAAGATCGTGGTCCCGCGCACGGTCATCTACCCCGAGGGGCAGACCGCCGAAGAGGCGACCCAGCAGAACACCGCCATGTTCGACGACTCCGAGGACCAGGCGATCACCGCGGCGCTGGCCTCCCAGGGGATCAAGCCGGTGCGGACCGAGGTGATCGTCGACTCGGTGACCCCGGGCAGCCCCGCGGACGGCAAGCTGCAGCCGCAGGACGTCATCGACGCCGTGGACGGCACGGCGCTGGTGAACCCCGACGACGTGCACACCCTGATCCAGAAGCACAAGGCCGGCGACACGGTGGTCTTCACCGTGACCCGGGCCGGCAAGCAGCAGCAGGTCTCGGTGGTGACCACGCAGTCGCACGACACCGGTCCGTCGCGGGCGCTGGTGGGCTTCCTGCCGGGCACCCAGAACGTCTTCCCGTTCAATGTGAAGATCCAGCTCGACAACGTGGGCGGGCCCAGCGCCGGCATGATGTTCGCGCTGGGGATCATCGACGAGCTCTCGCAGCAGGACATCACCGGCGGCCTGAAGATCGCCGGGACCGGGACCATCGACTCCACCGGCAAGGTCGGCCCGATCGGCGGCGTGCAGATGAAGACGCTGGCCGCCAAGCGGGACGGCGCGACCGTCTTCCTGACGCCCGCCGACAACTGCGCGGACGCCGCCAAGAACGCGCCGAGCGGGCTGCGCCTGGTGAAGGTGAGCACGCTGCAGGACGCGCTGAAGGCGCTGCAGACGCTGCGGGCCGGCGGAACACCGCAGGGATGCAGCTGA
- a CDS encoding PPA1309 family protein — translation MSSVASVALMQSVVEIEQHVAADGWNQRPRMFALVPTAELLLTQPRMAAALGLSDESAETGGIPTLTSIEQDGLALNQPLDEMLAKMVWPAGVEGCALVIESQMLPPSAEEQIPQDLEGAALERWVTKHPERQDVRMAVGVLRDGTRQAAIRLRSKDSDMEVLSGPDLVPNLATALLETFEE, via the coding sequence ATGAGCTCTGTCGCCAGCGTCGCCCTGATGCAGTCCGTCGTCGAGATCGAGCAGCACGTCGCCGCCGACGGCTGGAACCAGCGGCCGCGCATGTTCGCCCTGGTGCCCACCGCCGAGCTGCTGCTCACCCAGCCCCGGATGGCCGCGGCCCTGGGCCTGTCCGACGAGTCGGCGGAGACCGGCGGCATCCCGACGCTCACCTCGATCGAGCAGGACGGCCTGGCCCTGAACCAGCCGCTGGACGAGATGCTGGCCAAGATGGTCTGGCCCGCCGGGGTCGAGGGCTGCGCCCTGGTCATCGAGTCGCAGATGCTCCCGCCGAGCGCGGAGGAGCAGATCCCGCAGGACCTGGAGGGCGCCGCGCTCGAGCGCTGGGTGACCAAGCATCCGGAGCGCCAGGACGTGCGCATGGCGGTCGGGGTGCTGCGGGACGGCACGCGCCAGGCCGCGATCCGGCTGCGGTCGAAGGACTCGGACATGGAGGTGCTGTCCGGGCCGGACCTGGTGCCGAACCTGGCGACGGCGCTGCTGGAGACCTTCGAGGAGTAG
- a CDS encoding UPF0182 family protein — protein MAFEMPDFGGDDRDAGGGRRVAFGVPPRRTRVLAITIMIMAALVALFLVFDGVYTSYLWYHSVGAGQVYRTRTLTQIVLFLVFGALMALIVGANMWLAHRFRPPLTGVSLEQQALDRYRMGLAPFLPWLLAGTSVLFGIAAGASSAGSWRTYLMWADGVPFGTEDPQFHKDIGFYVFTLPWLRHIQGFLVAAVLLSLLAALFTHYLFAGFALTPPAGAGGGHVLGSRATRAAQVHISILLGCLVLVKAYAYWLDRYSLTVDRSKITSGWAGPTYKDVHAVLPAKSILLVIAILCALLFFGNAVRLLVRAAVPDFDRGGHPWALPALGVSLMVLASVVIGGVYPLAVQQLKVDPSQASKEAPYIQRNIDATRAAYGLDGSRVATTSYPAKTDVAKGLLAADAGTVAHIPVMDPSVVSQDFDGQQAGPNGAYYTFPDTLAVDRYQVDGKTQGTLVGVRGLKPAGTLASPDNWVDEHLKYTHGYGVVAAKDNATALDGSPDYIEQNLPASGALGQYQQQVYFGQGLPDYSIVGGPANTAPAEFDRPDDATPTEQQSTTYSGRGGVPVGSFLDKLLYAVKFHEPKILLSNGVNKDSRIMYDRDPGQRVREVAPWLTVDGNAYPAVVDGRILWVVDGYTTTSAYPYSTTTQLGGKANYVRDAVKATVDAYDGTVTLYAWDDTDPILKTWMKAFPGTVKPRSAISSDLSAHLRYPQDLFNAQRDMLGRYHVTNAKEFSAGTSFWTVPADPTKDSPEGQSQQPQQPYYLTLQMRGQKAPAFSLTSTLASGSSGNPAAFMAVDSEPGPDYGKISVLELPADTKVPSAAQVQSSFRTTYADLLNTPKTVEGNLLTLPVGGGLLYVEPVYVPPTAQAEYPVLKGVMVAFGDHKAFEPTLQLALDALFPGGSGAATGENALPAGVPTSLPAPGSLVADQLRQALTDASAAQDKAVKALNQSPPDWTAFGVAETQAQEALKRAQDLAKNLPGVP, from the coding sequence GTGGCGTTCGAGATGCCGGACTTCGGCGGGGATGACAGGGACGCCGGGGGCGGGCGTCGGGTGGCGTTCGGCGTTCCGCCGCGCCGCACCAGGGTACTGGCCATCACCATCATGATCATGGCGGCGCTGGTCGCCCTGTTCCTGGTCTTCGACGGCGTCTACACCTCCTACCTGTGGTACCACTCCGTCGGCGCGGGGCAGGTGTACCGGACGCGGACCCTCACGCAGATCGTCCTCTTCCTGGTCTTCGGCGCCCTGATGGCGCTGATCGTCGGCGCCAACATGTGGCTCGCGCACCGGTTCCGGCCGCCGCTGACCGGGGTGTCCCTGGAGCAGCAGGCGCTGGACCGCTACCGCATGGGTCTGGCGCCGTTCCTGCCCTGGCTCCTGGCCGGCACGTCGGTCCTGTTCGGCATCGCGGCCGGCGCCTCCTCCGCGGGATCCTGGCGCACCTACCTGATGTGGGCCGACGGGGTCCCGTTCGGCACCGAGGACCCGCAGTTCCACAAGGACATCGGCTTCTACGTCTTCACGCTGCCCTGGCTGCGCCACATCCAGGGCTTCCTGGTCGCCGCGGTGCTGCTGAGCCTGCTCGCCGCTCTGTTCACGCACTACCTGTTCGCCGGCTTCGCGCTCACCCCGCCGGCCGGCGCCGGGGGCGGGCACGTCCTGGGCTCCCGGGCCACCCGCGCCGCGCAGGTGCACATCTCGATCCTACTCGGCTGTCTGGTCCTGGTGAAGGCCTACGCCTACTGGCTCGACCGGTACTCGCTCACCGTGGACCGCTCCAAGATCACCAGCGGCTGGGCCGGCCCGACGTACAAGGACGTGCACGCGGTCCTGCCGGCCAAGTCGATCCTGCTGGTGATCGCTATCCTGTGTGCCCTGCTGTTCTTCGGCAACGCCGTCCGCCTGCTCGTCCGCGCCGCGGTGCCGGACTTCGACCGGGGCGGCCACCCCTGGGCCCTGCCGGCGCTCGGGGTCTCGCTGATGGTGCTGGCCTCGGTGGTGATAGGCGGGGTCTACCCGCTGGCGGTCCAGCAGCTCAAGGTGGACCCGAGCCAGGCCTCGAAGGAGGCGCCGTACATCCAGCGGAACATCGACGCCACGCGGGCCGCCTACGGCCTGGACGGCAGCCGGGTCGCCACCACCTCCTACCCCGCCAAGACGGACGTGGCGAAGGGCCTGCTGGCCGCCGACGCCGGGACGGTCGCCCACATTCCCGTCATGGACCCCTCGGTGGTCTCGCAGGACTTCGACGGGCAGCAGGCGGGCCCGAACGGCGCCTACTACACCTTCCCTGACACCCTGGCCGTGGACCGCTACCAGGTCGACGGCAAGACCCAGGGCACACTGGTCGGGGTCCGGGGCCTCAAGCCTGCCGGCACCCTGGCCTCCCCGGACAACTGGGTCGACGAGCACCTGAAGTACACCCACGGCTACGGCGTCGTGGCCGCCAAGGACAACGCCACGGCGCTCGACGGCTCGCCGGACTACATCGAGCAGAACCTCCCGGCCTCCGGCGCCCTCGGCCAGTACCAGCAGCAGGTCTACTTCGGCCAGGGACTGCCGGACTATTCGATCGTCGGCGGCCCGGCGAACACCGCGCCCGCCGAGTTCGACCGCCCTGACGACGCCACGCCCACGGAGCAGCAGAGCACGACGTACTCGGGCCGAGGCGGCGTGCCGGTCGGCTCGTTCCTGGACAAGCTCTTGTACGCGGTGAAGTTCCACGAGCCGAAGATCCTGCTGTCCAACGGGGTGAACAAGGACTCGCGGATCATGTACGACCGCGACCCCGGGCAGCGCGTGCGCGAGGTGGCGCCGTGGCTGACCGTCGACGGCAACGCCTATCCGGCGGTCGTGGACGGCCGCATCCTGTGGGTGGTGGACGGCTACACGACCACGTCGGCCTATCCGTACTCGACGACGACTCAGCTCGGCGGCAAGGCCAACTACGTCCGCGACGCCGTGAAGGCCACTGTGGACGCCTACGACGGCACCGTGACGCTCTACGCCTGGGACGACACCGACCCGATCCTGAAGACCTGGATGAAGGCCTTCCCCGGCACGGTGAAGCCCCGCTCTGCGATCAGCTCCGACCTGTCGGCGCACCTGCGCTACCCGCAGGACCTGTTCAACGCGCAGCGCGACATGCTCGGCCGGTACCACGTGACAAACGCCAAGGAGTTCTCCGCCGGCACCTCGTTCTGGACCGTCCCGGCCGATCCGACGAAGGACAGCCCGGAGGGTCAGTCCCAACAACCGCAGCAGCCGTACTACCTGACGCTCCAGATGCGGGGCCAAAAGGCACCCGCCTTTTCGCTCACCTCGACCCTGGCCTCGGGCAGCAGCGGCAACCCGGCGGCCTTCATGGCCGTGGACTCCGAACCCGGCCCGGACTACGGGAAGATCAGCGTTCTCGAACTACCCGCCGACACCAAGGTGCCGAGCGCAGCACAGGTCCAGAGCAGCTTCCGCACCACTTACGCGGACCTGCTGAACACCCCGAAGACCGTCGAGGGCAACCTGCTGACGCTGCCGGTCGGCGGCGGCCTGCTGTACGTCGAGCCGGTGTACGTGCCGCCGACCGCGCAGGCCGAGTATCCGGTCTTGAAGGGCGTGATGGTCGCGTTCGGGGACCACAAGGCCTTCGAGCCCACCCTGCAACTGGCCCTCGACGCGCTCTTCCCCGGCGGATCCGGCGCCGCGACCGGCGAGAATGCCCTGCCGGCCGGCGTCCCCACCTCGCTCCCGGCTCCCGGCAGCCTGGTCGCCGACCAGTTGCGGCAGGCGCTCACCGACGCGTCCGCGGCGCAGGACAAGGCGGTCAAGGCCCTGAACCAGTCGCCCCCGGACTGGACCGCCTTCGGAGTGGCCGAGACCCAGGCCCAGGAGGCTCTGAAGCGGGCCCAGGACCTCGCGAAGAACCTCCCCGGTGTGCCGTGA
- a CDS encoding helix-turn-helix transcriptional regulator codes for MSVPLTLLGLLARGRPTHGYDLKRDYDSHFANGKPLPYGQVYSTLGRLARDGKVVGGEAEPGDGPDRKRYAITDLGRGEVMDWLSQTVEPEPHLQTVLFSKVVLALMLGEDAAGYLDAQRASHLKRMRELTEIKRTGPTVDALLADYGLFHLEADLRWIELTSARLTALARVVTDDQKQMGETQ; via the coding sequence GTGAGCGTCCCCCTGACCCTGCTGGGCCTGCTGGCCCGAGGCCGGCCGACCCACGGCTACGACCTCAAGCGCGACTACGACAGCCACTTCGCCAACGGCAAGCCGCTGCCCTACGGCCAGGTCTACTCGACCCTGGGCCGGCTCGCGCGGGACGGGAAGGTCGTCGGCGGGGAGGCCGAGCCGGGGGACGGGCCCGACCGCAAGCGCTACGCGATCACCGATCTGGGGCGCGGCGAGGTCATGGACTGGCTGTCGCAGACCGTGGAGCCGGAGCCGCATCTGCAGACCGTGCTCTTCTCGAAAGTCGTGCTGGCGCTGATGCTCGGCGAGGACGCCGCCGGCTACCTCGACGCCCAGCGGGCCTCCCATCTCAAGCGCATGCGCGAGCTCACCGAGATCAAGCGGACCGGACCGACGGTCGACGCCCTGCTGGCCGACTACGGACTGTTCCACCTCGAAGCCGATCTGCGCTGGATCGAGCTGACCTCCGCCAGGCTGACCGCCCTGGCCCGCGTCGTGACCGACGACCAGAAGCAAATGGGGGAAACACAATGA